Below is a genomic region from Methanococcus vannielii SB.
GAAAAGCAAAAAATTAATCCTTAAATATCCATTTTAAGTAATATTTTTACGAGTTTAAACGTGTAATCTAAAATTTTTTCATTAAAACTCTAAAAATTCTAAAAATTCTAAAAAAAGCGGTTTTTTATTTTTTAGTTATAACATATTATAACTTTACCGGTGATTTCATGATAGATTTGCGAGAACTAAAAAAATACTGTAATCCGTCATACTTAATTATAAGAAATGATAAAATTATCGTTTCAAATAAGGGATTAGCAAGACTTTCAAAGGATAAAATGAAAGAAATCGAAGCTGAATTTGGGATTCCTGTTATTTATTCAAGAGTTTTTGAAGAAATTTCGGAAAGAATGGGCCGATTTGTTTCAAAAAATAATATAATTTCCCCAAAAGATAAAGTAGTTGTCGGGCTTAGTGGTGGAAAGGATAGTTTAGCCCTTTTACATTTATTAGAGCCATATAAAAGAAAATACGGGGTAGAAATTCATGCAATAACCGTTGATTTAAATATTGATGGAATCCGGCCGTGGAATGAAACGAACAAAAATGTAAAAATGATTTCAAAAACTTGTGAAAATTTAAATATTCCTCATAAAATAATTCCTTATGATGAAAATGTCGTTGAAATGTCGAAAATTCTTTCAAAAAATTCAAAAGGAATCGATTATTCGCCATGTTTTTCATGCTCAATTTCAAGAAGACATATTTTAACAAACTACGCTAAAGAAACATTTAATTGCGAAAATGTAAAAATTGCACTTGGGCATACGTTAGAGGATAATTCAGACACAATTATTGCAAACATACTAAAAGGAAATATAATAAAGGCACTTGAACCGATAAAAAACTTTGATGAAACCAAAATCGACTTTGACGGTTTAAAAGTAAGCCTTAAAAACTGCTGTATGATTAGACCACTTTTAAATATTTCCGAAGAAAAAATTAAGAAAGCATTGAATGAATGTAATATTGAATATTATAAAGATAAAGACGAATGCCCATATAGTAGGGTTAACGGGGATGGAATAAGAAAAAAGTCTCACGAAGTTTTAAAAAACTTAGAAAAAGACGTTCCAAATATTCGGGAAATGGTTATTTCCTCAATAGTAAACAGCATTGAACATTATAAACGTAATTAACTTACATTAATAATAAAATAAATTTTTTAGGATTATTTGCATGAATGACAGTTGGATAAACTACTTTCTTTATCTTTATGTAAATTACATACAACATTTTCTAATTTTACAGTTGCGCATATTTCACAGGTTTTTGAAATAAGGTCTTTTTTTTCGTATTTTCCAGAAAAAAGACCGTCTGCTAAATCATTTATCAATTCATAAGTTTTATCACTAAATGTAAGTCCATGTCCCCGTTTATCCCTTAAATACTGGGATACGGCAGGCTGAGTAATTTCAAGAAGTTCTGAAATTTTTTTCTGAGTCATACCTCGATTTAACAATTCTTTTGTTACTTCAGACCGTATTGCAGGAATTATATACCATACTATAATTTCACAAGGTGGTTTCATTATAAATCACGTGTTAAAAGTTAATTTTTATAAATATAAATTTCAAGGTAGTTTTTAGCTTTTATCATTTAAGATATGTTCTTTAAATTTAAAATACTTTTTATTAGTGGATAAAAGGAGTAATATGTGAAATAATTATATCCCAAGACCATCATTAAATAATAAACTGGTTTTTGGAACATCTTGTTTTAAATTTAATATTTTTAGCTGGTTTTCCATTGAATCTTGTTGTTTTTTCATATTTTCAAGAAGTTCTGAAATGGGGTCGGGTAAATTTCCATGATCTAAATCAATTGCACATTTTCTATTTTCATGAACTACTTTTCCAGGAACCCCAACACAAGTAGCATGTGCGGTTACGGATTTTAAAACAACAGAACCCGCACCAATTTTTGCACAATTTCCAATTTCAATATTGCCCATAATTTTTGCACCAGATCCTATAACAACTCCATTTCCAATCGTAGGATGCCTTTTTTTCCTTTCCAAGCTTGTTCCGCCAAGTACTACTCCTTGGTAAATTAAAACATCATCACCAATTTCACTGGTTTCCCCAATAACTACGCCCATTCCATGATCTATAAAACACCTTCTTCCAATTTTTGCACCAGGATGTATTTCAATTCCGGTTAAAAATCGAGATATTGTTGAAATAACTCTTGCAATAGTAATTAATTCATTATTAAATAGCCAATGGGATAACCTATGTATCCATATTGACCAAAGTCCAGGATAACATAAAACTACTTCAAATTTTGTTTTTGCAGCAGGATCCCTCATTAATACAGTTTTAATATCCTCTTTTATCAACTTAAACATGGTTTAACCTTTTACATTAGTTAATCGGTATCAGCAAATAACCAGTCCATACTAAGATATCGTTCCCCTGTGTCAGGAAGTATTACTAAAATTATTTTTCCTTCGTTTTCATATCTTTTTGAAACTTTTAATGCGGCATATAGTGCTGCACCGGAAGAAATCCCTGTTAAAATTCCTTCTTTTTTAGCAAGTTCAAACATTGTTTTCACGGCATTTTCGTCACTTACTGGGATTATTTCATCAATTAAATTAGTATCTAAAACTTTTGGGATAAATCCTGCACCAATGCCTTGAATTTTATGGGCCCCCTTTTCTTTTCCCGACAAAACTTGTGAAGATAAGGGTTCTACAGCAATTACTTTTAATTCAGGTTTTATTTTTTTAATTGCTCTTGAAATACCTGTAAGTGTTCCGCCAGTTCCAACTCCCGCAACAAGAATATCTATTTTTCCACCGGTGTCTACCAATATTTCTTTTGCAGTCGTTTCTTCGTGAATTTTTGGATTTGCTTCATTTTCAAATTGATGCAACATTACCGAATTAGGTATTTCTTTTAAAAGGTCATTAGCTTTTAAAATTGCGCCCTGCATTCCATCAACTCCGGGTGTTAAAACTACCTTTGCACCAAGAATTTTAAGCAATTTTTGTCTTTCAATTGACATTGTTTCAGGCATTGTAATTATTAATTTATGGCCTTTAGCGGCTGCTACAAACGCCAATGCTACTCCAGTGTTTCCACTGGTTGGTTCAATTAATATTGAATTTTTAGTAATTATTCCTTTTTTCTCACCATCTTTTATCATTGCATCTCCAATCCTATCTTTAACACTACCTAATGGGTTAAATGACTCTATTTTTACTAAAATGTCTGCTTTAGAGTCACCAATGATTTTATTTAGTCTAACAATCGGCGTATTTCCAATAGTTTCAATAATATTTCCATATATTTTATTTCTAAATTGATTATTCATTATTATCACCTTTAATAATATAACGATTGTTATTTATGATATATAACGATTGTTATATTTTATAGAAATTACATGATTAAATCTATTTTGTATATAAATAATAAATTAAAAAGACTGAAAATTTAAAATTTAAGGAAATGTTGATTTGAACGAAAATTTCAATAAAATAGGTTAGTTATATAAAAAAGAATTATTTAACTTTATTTAAAAATATTTTTTCAAATTGGCCATATTATTATTATTATTATTATTATTATTATTATTATTATTATTATTATTATTATTATTATTATTATTATTATTATTATTATTATTATTATTATTATTATTATTATTCAACAGACATTATAAAACTAAATTAAAAACAGTAGAATGGATTATAATTTATAATTAAACGTTTAATAATAAAAACCACCCCATTAATTCGATAAAATTTAAATATAACAATAAATATAAAATATATTATAAAAAAAAGGGTGGTATATATGCCAGATATAAAAAAACAGCAGGGGCAACAACAAAAGCAAGCTCAACAACAAAAAGAGCAACAACAAAAGCAAGCTCAACAACAAAAAGAGCAACAACAAAAGCAAGCTCAACAAAGAAAATAACAAATTTTTAAATTGCTATTTCGCCCTAATTTTAAATTTTTGTACAAAATACCCCCATTAGTTGTAAAAAGGGAAATTAAGATATTATTTATTTAAGTGCTATTTTTCAATCATTATATACCTTCCAGTAGCCGGATCTTTATAAACGGTTCCCATCTGTTCATATCCGACCCCACTTCCGTCTTGAATTTCAGGAATGTCACTAATTTCTTTTGCCATGCTTACTTCAGCAACTTGCCTCATTGCGCGCATTATTTCCATTTTTTCTTCAGGCGTAGTATCACTAAATATCACATTTTGCATATTCCAAGACATTACTAGAAATATTAAAAATCCAACAGATAAAACCAGCATTGCATCTACAAGGTTTGAAGTTCCAGCCATTGGGTCTTCTTCACCCTTATTGAATCTTTTTCTATTCTTTTTTCTAATCATTTTTTAAAGCCTCCAGAAAAGATTCAAGAATTGATTCAAGGTTATACATTTGTTCTTCATACCATCTTCGCCTGATTTTTGAAATAACATAGCAAATACCCCCTGCTGCAAGCCCTACAACGGTTGTATCAAATGCGATAATTATTGCATTTGCAAGGGAAGTTACATCCCCAGCACCTAATGCTGCAAGTCCTGGCCCCATTGGAATTAAAGTTCCCATTAATCCAAATGTTGGCCCAAGTCGGGTTATAAAGTCCGTTTTTTCAAGAGTTTTTTCGAGCCTTAGTTCTTCTTTTTCAAGAATAGTTCTTGCATTTGCTTCCCTTAATTTATGGTCAGCTGATTCATTTAAATCGGATTCTTCAATTATTTTAATATATGATTTTGGGATATTTAGTTTATTAATAGATTCTAAAACTTCGTTTGAACGTTTATTGGAAATTTCAGTTATTATTTTTTGAAGTTCTTTAGAATTTATTTTGGTTCTACCCGAATACTCTGCCATGAACTCCCCAAAAAGCATTACGGAATAAATCATAAAAATCAAAAGTACAACAATTACTGGAATCAGTAAACTTTGAGATATTGCATGTAATGTTGTACTTAAAACTTCACTTCCTGGAATTAACGTCATTAAATCAGCCTCATTTTATTTTTGACACTTTTTTGTTTTTTATGTAACCCAATAAAAATAGTGAAATACTAATCAAACTTACGAAAAACAGTTCTTTTGATTCAGGGATTTCAATCGGATTCATTGTAAGCTGCATACTTGAAACAATATTTGGAATTATTAGGGCAGATATTAAAAAGTATAAGCCTGCAAAAATCATGAAATTCCCCATCAATAATGGTCTTGGCATTTTTAGGATTTTTGCAATGCTATTTGAAAGCATATATACTGTAAATATGGTAATCATTAGTATCAAACTTGCATATTTTCCAAGTTCAAACGTAGAAACGTTAAGCATTGGGGAAATTAACACAATTGAAGCAATAACTGCCCCAAAACAGCATGGACATGGCGCAATCATTGCAACACTTGAAATTTTAAGCGAATTTTTACCATGTTGCTTCCAGCTATTTATTGTATGAAATCCTGCGTAAAGTATCATTGCAGACATTAAAACAAATATAACAAAGTTATAGTCATAAATTGCGGTTTGAATAATTTCCGCATATCCTGAAGCGATTTTAGATAATACAAGTGTTCCAAGGCCATATAGTAAAATTATAGCTCCAGATATTTTTTTAGAAATTCCTGAAAACCCTAAAGAAAGTCCTATTTTAATTCCAAAGATTATAATTGCAGACATCAATCCAAGCTGCCATAAGTCTTCTATCATTTTAATTACCTCTAGAATTAAGAATTAAAATTAATAAAAAATAGTTTTAATGTTATATATTATTTTCTAGTTATATTTATGAAATTACAATTAAAATTTAATATTTTTGAATTTAAAAAAGAGTAATTTTAAAATGAATTGTATAGTAATAAACTTTTAAAATTAGAAAATTAGAAAATTTTTTAAAGTAGGGAATAAAAAATAGTATTATTTATCTTTTAAAACGTACTTTAAAACTGCTTTTTGAACGTGAAGTCTATTTTCAGCCTGATCAAATACTTTTGACTGTTTAGAATCAATTACTTCGTCAGTTATTTCCATTCCTCTATTTGCAGGGAGGCAGTGAAGAACCATTGCATCTTTTTTTGCATTCGATAAAAGTTTTGAATTTATCTGGAATTTAGGAAATATCCTTTTTACATCTTCTAAATCTTTGTTTTTATCACTCATACTAATCCATACATCAGTATACAATACATCTGCATTTTTTGAAGCTTCTATTGGGTCATCAGTTAACGTAAGGCTCCCTTCACCATATTTTGCAATAATTTCCAGTGCTTTTTTAACGAAAATACCGTTTGGTTCATAGCTTCTAGGTGTTGCAATAAATATATTCATTCCAAGTATCGCTCCTGCAATCATTAAAGAATTTGAAACGTTATTTCCATCCCCAAAATATGCTAATTTTAAATTTTTAAAGTCTTTTCCATTTTCTTTTATTGTGAGTAAGTCTGCAAGTACTTGGCAGGGGTGTGAAAGGTCAGATAACGCATTAATTACCGGAACAGTTCCATAAAAAGCAAGGTCTTCTAGAGTCTTATGGCTTTTTACCCTTGCAACTATTACATCTACAAATCTGCTCATTACTTTTGCAGTATCTTTAATACTTTCCTTTTTACCAAGATGAATTTCATTTTCATTCATCACCATGGAATGCCCACCAAGTTCATTTACGGCTAAATCAAAGCTCATCCTAGTTCTAGTAGAGGGGCTTTCAAAAATTAGCGCAATATTTTTATTTTTTAAAATATCATGGCCATACCTATTTTTTTTAAAGTAAATTGAATCTTCTAAAATTTTTTCCATGTCTTCTCTTTCTAAATTCCAAAGTGTAAGCATATCCATAAATTACCACCACTAACGAAAACTAGTTAAATATTCCAGATGAATACTATTAAACTAATACAGTAATAAGTATTACAATAATAATTATAAATAAAGAAATATAAATGAAGATAAAATTAGTATAAAACTAATATTTAAAATATTGCTTGAAATACAATTGAAGTTAATATATTTAACGAGTTGAAATAAATGCACTATTTTTCAGAAACCCCTAGTTCAAAACACGACGAAGCAGTAATATCTGGGATTTTACGTGGAAAAAGATTTTCTTTTAAAACAGATAGTGGTGTATTCTCACCTAAAAAAATTGACAAAGGAACCGAAATACTTGTTAATGAGCTTGAACTTTTAAGTTCAGATGATGTGCTAGATATTGGATGTGGATACGGCGTTGTTGGAATTTCAATTGTGGCCGAAGTGAATTCCATTACAATGACTGACATAAACAAGCGTTCAGTAAATTTGGCAAAGCATAACCTAAAATTAAATAATATATCGGATAAAAATATTGATGTTGTTCAAGGGGACGTTTATGAAAACGTTAAATGTAAAAATTACGATATTATAATCTCAAATCCTCCAATAAAAGCTGGAAAAGATTTGATACACAGGATTATTACTGAAGGTCATTTAATTTTAAAAGAAAATGGCTCAATTTGGATGGTAATTCAAACAAAACATGGTGCAAAATCCCTTGCAAAGTTTTTAGAAGGAGTTTTTGGAAATGTTGAAACGATTACAATTTCTGGAGGGTACAGGGTTTTAAAATCCGTGAAAAAAGTTTAAAGTCCTTAAATGGAATAAAAAACAGTGAAGATATAAACTGTTAAATATAATAATCTAAAATATAATCTATAAACTATAATAATACCTTTTTTGGATGGAGATAACCTTGATAAACTATATTATTGGAGCAGTTGGTTTATTGTTAGCATCATTTCAGGATTTGAAAAAACGGGAAATTGAAGACTATATATGGATTTCAATGTCGGTTATTGGTTTTATCTATGCGATATATCTTTCATACACGCTTTCAGATTATAATTTTTTACTAAATTCCGTTTCGGGATTTGTAATATGCTTTGTTTTAGGGTACTTGATGTTTTTACTTGGAATTGGCGGGGGAGATGGAAAAATTCTAATTGGCCTAGGAACACTTATTCCAAAATATGAAATGCCGATAACTTCCGCATTAGGGGCACTTTTAAGCATGAATTATATTCCAAATTTTCCAATAACCGTATTTATAAACGGGGTATTTTTCATGGCATTTTTACCTCTGTTAGTATTTTTTAAAAATATATTAAAAGGAGTCAGGCCCAAAACTAAAAAAGAATATATTGCAATATTTTTTGGAGAAAAAATAACCGTAAAAGAAGCAAAAACTGGGAAAAGATTGATAATGGGGAAAGGAAATAAAATTAACTTTACTCCACAGTCCGATGCAGAAAATTATTCAAAATACCGTGATAAAGAAAAAATATGGGTTACTCCACAAATTCCAATGTTAATTCCAATAACTGTTTCTTATATATTAACCCCTATTATAGGGGATAAAATACTTGGAATTATAATTCCACTATAAATTAATATTCAATTTCTATTCCATAGACTTTTTCAACGTTTTCTTTATGGATTTTGTAGCATTTTTCTTCGTCAATTAATTCTTTTTCAAGTAAGGTTCTTGTTTTTCTTGGAACTGATTTGATGCCCAAAACAACGCCCGGACGCCTTACATCATCGATATAGTCTGTCTCCATTAAAAATCGTGTTGATTTTTCAACTGCTGTATCAACAGGTTTTGAAGAAGTGATTGATGGAAAAATTCCATATTTTTCACCCTCTAAAACCATATCACTTGAATGATGTTTTATAACTTTTTCTGGGCTTAAAGATACTGATTTTGCCATTTTTGAAAATTCTAAAAATTGTGATTCCGATGAACTTTCAGCATGTATTTGAACTGCACAATCAATATCTTTTGCAGTATGCATTGAATATAAAAGTATTTCATTTGATGCTTCAAGTATTTTTTCAGTAACAAAATAGTGTGGGCGCCCAACTTCGCCAATCCCTACAAAAAAATCATGTTCTAAAATAAGTTTTTTTGCATAATCAATTGCATCTAACATATGGTTTTTTGCAGTATCTAATTCAATTCCATTTTCTAACATTACAGTTAATTCTGCAGGGTGAACTCCCAAAATACCGTAAGCAGTTACCCCGTTTCCCCTTACTTGATTAATTATTGAAATCATTTCATCCATTGGTTTTGTTAAATTTTTACTAAACGCAGGCTTATTTGGAATAATCATTACTTTCCCACCTGCATTTTTAAATTCTTTGGAAACCTTTATGGGCCCGAGTCCATTTATCGAGTCGATATGAATATGGTTATCAGTTATTGGAAGATTTTTTAAAATATCCATTTTTTAACCTTTAAAATTTAATTAATATACTAATATAATTAATAATGGCATATCTATATAATTTGTAAGTTTTTATAACTGAATAAAAAAATATATTTTGAATTTAAAAGTTCTTAATAACACGTGAGATTTAAAAATTAAAATTCTAAAAATTATTTGCTAATTTTTAGGTTATTTAAATATTTTACTAAATAATACAGTTATTCCTATCTTTACTGCATTTAAAATTCCTTTTATCTTATCAAATAATGAATCCTTTTTTTCTTCAACAATTTCTAGTTCTTTTATTGCATAATGGCCTGATTTGGTAACTTCTAGACTTATAATGTTTCCATTCTTATTATATGGAACATTAACCCAGCCTTTATTTGAGTCATAATATATAACTCTTAAATTACTCGATAGTAATGATACATCAACTTCTAAATTCAAGGGGCTTGAGAATTCCGCATTTTCAGGATAAATTATGTATGCAAGAGCGGTTTCTGGAATTTTTACTTCTTGAATCTTTATTTCGCCATTTGTACTAATTACTGTACCATCATTTACAGTTAAAAGTGCATTTCCAACATTTAATAGTATAGTACCAATCACTTTATTTTTTAAATCATCATCTTTTATTGGGTCATTATTAATGGATTCTTTTGAATAGGTTATATATTTTGTAATTATATTTTTATTCCCGTGTATATCTTCTGCAACTATTTTTAGCTCATTTTTACCATCAATTAAGTTTAAAGTTCCTTTAAAATTGTTTCCTTCTTTATTATATGTTAATTCCCTACTGTTTAAATATATTTTAAATGTAAAGCTAGAGTCATCAGTAGCAATTATATCGTATTCAATAGAATTTTCACTGTAATTTGACTTTGAAGGTTCAATTATACTTATTTTTGGGGCAGTTTTATCCACAATTACTGGGGAAATTGGAGTAACTATTGGAGATGGAGTATTTCCTGAAACCAAAACGTTTTTTGATACTCCCCCAATATTTAAATGGATAACGGTTCCTTCCTCAATTGGTTTAGTATTATATCGGTATTCAAAATATCCATTTGAATCTGCTTTAATTTTTGTTGATGCCGACA
It encodes:
- a CDS encoding tRNA lysidine(34) synthetase — translated: MIDLRELKKYCNPSYLIIRNDKIIVSNKGLARLSKDKMKEIEAEFGIPVIYSRVFEEISERMGRFVSKNNIISPKDKVVVGLSGGKDSLALLHLLEPYKRKYGVEIHAITVDLNIDGIRPWNETNKNVKMISKTCENLNIPHKIIPYDENVVEMSKILSKNSKGIDYSPCFSCSISRRHILTNYAKETFNCENVKIALGHTLEDNSDTIIANILKGNIIKALEPIKNFDETKIDFDGLKVSLKNCCMIRPLLNISEEKIKKALNECNIEYYKDKDECPYSRVNGDGIRKKSHEVLKNLEKDVPNIREMVISSIVNSIEHYKRN
- a CDS encoding transcriptional regulator, encoding MKPPCEIIVWYIIPAIRSEVTKELLNRGMTQKKISELLEITQPAVSQYLRDKRGHGLTFSDKTYELINDLADGLFSGKYEKKDLISKTCEICATVKLENVVCNLHKDKESSLSNCHSCK
- the cysE gene encoding serine O-acetyltransferase, producing the protein MFKLIKEDIKTVLMRDPAAKTKFEVVLCYPGLWSIWIHRLSHWLFNNELITIARVISTISRFLTGIEIHPGAKIGRRCFIDHGMGVVIGETSEIGDDVLIYQGVVLGGTSLERKKRHPTIGNGVVIGSGAKIMGNIEIGNCAKIGAGSVVLKSVTAHATCVGVPGKVVHENRKCAIDLDHGNLPDPISELLENMKKQQDSMENQLKILNLKQDVPKTSLLFNDGLGI
- the cysK gene encoding cysteine synthase A yields the protein MNNQFRNKIYGNIIETIGNTPIVRLNKIIGDSKADILVKIESFNPLGSVKDRIGDAMIKDGEKKGIITKNSILIEPTSGNTGVALAFVAAAKGHKLIITMPETMSIERQKLLKILGAKVVLTPGVDGMQGAILKANDLLKEIPNSVMLHQFENEANPKIHEETTAKEILVDTGGKIDILVAGVGTGGTLTGISRAIKKIKPELKVIAVEPLSSQVLSGKEKGAHKIQGIGAGFIPKVLDTNLIDEIIPVSDENAVKTMFELAKKEGILTGISSGAALYAALKVSKRYENEGKIILVILPDTGERYLSMDWLFADTD
- a CDS encoding DUF2149 domain-containing protein, which translates into the protein MIRKKNRKRFNKGEEDPMAGTSNLVDAMLVLSVGFLIFLVMSWNMQNVIFSDTTPEEKMEIMRAMRQVAEVSMAKEISDIPEIQDGSGVGYEQMGTVYKDPATGRYIMIEK
- a CDS encoding MotA/TolQ/ExbB proton channel family protein, coding for MTLIPGSEVLSTTLHAISQSLLIPVIVVLLIFMIYSVMLFGEFMAEYSGRTKINSKELQKIITEISNKRSNEVLESINKLNIPKSYIKIIEESDLNESADHKLREANARTILEKEELRLEKTLEKTDFITRLGPTFGLMGTLIPMGPGLAALGAGDVTSLANAIIIAFDTTVVGLAAGGICYVISKIRRRWYEEQMYNLESILESFLEALKND
- a CDS encoding DUF2162 domain-containing protein, whose protein sequence is MIEDLWQLGLMSAIIIFGIKIGLSLGFSGISKKISGAIILLYGLGTLVLSKIASGYAEIIQTAIYDYNFVIFVLMSAMILYAGFHTINSWKQHGKNSLKISSVAMIAPCPCCFGAVIASIVLISPMLNVSTFELGKYASLILMITIFTVYMLSNSIAKILKMPRPLLMGNFMIFAGLYFLISALIIPNIVSSMQLTMNPIEIPESKELFFVSLISISLFLLGYIKNKKVSKIK
- the argF gene encoding ornithine carbamoyltransferase translates to MDMLTLWNLEREDMEKILEDSIYFKKNRYGHDILKNKNIALIFESPSTRTRMSFDLAVNELGGHSMVMNENEIHLGKKESIKDTAKVMSRFVDVIVARVKSHKTLEDLAFYGTVPVINALSDLSHPCQVLADLLTIKENGKDFKNLKLAYFGDGNNVSNSLMIAGAILGMNIFIATPRSYEPNGIFVKKALEIIAKYGEGSLTLTDDPIEASKNADVLYTDVWISMSDKNKDLEDVKRIFPKFQINSKLLSNAKKDAMVLHCLPANRGMEITDEVIDSKQSKVFDQAENRLHVQKAVLKYVLKDK
- a CDS encoding class I SAM-dependent methyltransferase, whose protein sequence is MHYFSETPSSKHDEAVISGILRGKRFSFKTDSGVFSPKKIDKGTEILVNELELLSSDDVLDIGCGYGVVGISIVAEVNSITMTDINKRSVNLAKHNLKLNNISDKNIDVVQGDVYENVKCKNYDIIISNPPIKAGKDLIHRIITEGHLILKENGSIWMVIQTKHGAKSLAKFLEGVFGNVETITISGGYRVLKSVKKV
- the flaK gene encoding preflagellin peptidase FlaK — translated: MINYIIGAVGLLLASFQDLKKREIEDYIWISMSVIGFIYAIYLSYTLSDYNFLLNSVSGFVICFVLGYLMFLLGIGGGDGKILIGLGTLIPKYEMPITSALGALLSMNYIPNFPITVFINGVFFMAFLPLLVFFKNILKGVRPKTKKEYIAIFFGEKITVKEAKTGKRLIMGKGNKINFTPQSDAENYSKYRDKEKIWVTPQIPMLIPITVSYILTPIIGDKILGIIIPL
- a CDS encoding TatD family hydrolase; protein product: MDILKNLPITDNHIHIDSINGLGPIKVSKEFKNAGGKVMIIPNKPAFSKNLTKPMDEMISIINQVRGNGVTAYGILGVHPAELTVMLENGIELDTAKNHMLDAIDYAKKLILEHDFFVGIGEVGRPHYFVTEKILEASNEILLYSMHTAKDIDCAVQIHAESSSESQFLEFSKMAKSVSLSPEKVIKHHSSDMVLEGEKYGIFPSITSSKPVDTAVEKSTRFLMETDYIDDVRRPGVVLGIKSVPRKTRTLLEKELIDEEKCYKIHKENVEKVYGIEIEY